A DNA window from Anaerocolumna sp. AGMB13020 contains the following coding sequences:
- a CDS encoding PRD domain-containing protein, which translates to MKAIKKINNNVAICRDNSNRELIAFGKGIGFPPMPYQITDLASISMTFYRMDKSYYKLLEEIPEEIFETAAIIVKKAQMTLNCNLNPNLLPGLADHINFAIKRMKKFKEMKMLFSYDVEQLYPLETSLGRYAVKLVQKNLLIKLPESEITNIAMHFVNAKEENTSEATFLETEQLIAEITEIIEKMFNTVINRKGFNYNRFVMHLRYYLKRIEEKKQFIDEVGVLFGVMKEENSEIHNCAVIIGSVIDKKLNSQITKDEILYLMIHISRILKNNIEA; encoded by the coding sequence ATGAAGGCTATTAAGAAAATCAATAACAATGTTGCAATATGCCGGGACAATAGTAATAGAGAATTAATCGCCTTTGGAAAAGGAATTGGTTTTCCGCCAATGCCGTATCAGATAACAGACCTTGCTTCTATTTCAATGACATTCTATAGAATGGATAAAAGCTACTATAAACTGTTGGAAGAAATTCCGGAGGAAATATTTGAGACAGCAGCGATCATTGTTAAAAAAGCACAAATGACGTTGAATTGCAACTTAAATCCAAATCTTTTACCCGGTCTTGCAGACCATATTAATTTTGCAATAAAACGTATGAAAAAATTTAAAGAAATGAAGATGTTGTTTTCCTATGATGTTGAGCAATTATATCCCCTGGAGACCTCTCTTGGAAGATATGCAGTAAAGTTAGTTCAAAAGAATCTATTGATTAAACTACCGGAGAGCGAAATAACAAACATTGCAATGCATTTTGTGAATGCGAAAGAAGAAAATACCAGTGAAGCAACGTTCTTAGAAACAGAACAGTTGATTGCAGAGATAACAGAGATTATTGAGAAGATGTTTAATACAGTAATAAATCGAAAAGGTTTTAATTATAATAGATTTGTAATGCATTTAAGATATTATCTGAAACGTATTGAAGAAAAAAAGCAGTTTATAGATGAAGTTGGTGTATTGTTCGGAGTTATGAAGGAGGAAAATTCAGAGATTCATAATTGCGCGGTAATTATTGGCTCTGTAATCGATAAAAAGTTGAATTCACAAATTACAAAAGATGAGATATTGTATCTGATGATACACATAAGCCGTATATTAAAAAATAATATTGAAGCATAA
- a CDS encoding sensor histidine kinase, which produces MNYIILILVFILIVLFAYLFFVIKALAEAVNQMDEIEKNPERNRQLKGIPTIPSLEKLFFQINTIYTARQKERIAYQLNETKIRQEIENISHDLRTPLTSILGYLDLVQDSASPKEQEEYLGIIRNRARLLQGFIENFYEISRLEANDYPLEPEVIKVKGMLTDTIVAYYHEFEKKHMEVSVELGEKDTFIIADRIQFGRVLNNLIQNALKYGDEKFILKQYIRENQCVIKFINDKKELTENELKNIFERFYTGDQSRSNQSTGLGLTITKLLVEKMKGSIEARFEGEYFVVEICWTLQ; this is translated from the coding sequence TTGAATTATATTATCCTGATTTTAGTATTTATCTTAATCGTTCTCTTTGCTTACCTTTTTTTTGTGATTAAAGCTCTAGCCGAAGCAGTAAATCAAATGGATGAGATTGAGAAAAATCCCGAGAGAAACAGACAATTGAAAGGAATACCGACAATTCCAAGTCTTGAAAAGCTTTTCTTTCAAATTAATACCATATATACAGCAAGGCAGAAGGAAAGAATAGCTTATCAGCTTAATGAAACGAAAATACGGCAGGAGATTGAGAACATCTCCCATGACTTGCGGACACCACTTACTTCGATTCTGGGGTATCTGGATTTGGTCCAGGACAGTGCTTCTCCAAAAGAGCAGGAAGAGTATCTTGGGATTATCAGAAACAGAGCACGGCTTTTACAGGGATTTATTGAGAATTTTTATGAAATTTCCCGTTTGGAAGCCAATGACTATCCACTGGAGCCGGAGGTCATTAAAGTCAAAGGAATGCTTACGGATACCATTGTAGCTTATTATCATGAGTTTGAGAAAAAACACATGGAGGTATCCGTTGAGCTTGGGGAGAAGGACACTTTTATAATAGCAGACAGGATTCAGTTTGGAAGAGTGTTGAATAATCTAATACAAAACGCATTAAAGTATGGGGATGAGAAGTTCATACTGAAACAGTATATCAGAGAGAATCAGTGTGTCATAAAGTTCATCAACGATAAGAAGGAACTGACAGAAAATGAGTTAAAGAATATATTTGAACGTTTTTATACCGGAGATCAATCACGGAGTAATCAAAGCACCGGACTGGGGTTGACCATAACAAAGCTTCTGGTTGAGAAGATGAAAGGGTCCATTGAAGCCAGATTTGAAGGAGAGTACTTTGTGGTGGAAATTTGCTGGACATTACAATAG
- a CDS encoding ABC transporter permease encodes MISYMKSEYYRIFRNKWTYLFILISSVLLASSNVVLAMVNGSEKNFPYATTKFAISMFYSNYPIVFILCIAITAMVFGNEYTNHTMKNSVSYGISRGDIYFGKFIVEVMYSILAFLIIGAIDIGFAYLLLENSGVDYLFLLLRACAAAFPLFLVAIAVANSFLFTIESTGASNAASVGLLLAFPLVCNMLGMKFTFFMELAKLLPWNMIYYIRFDMEKFQPILLWGGRNGYGYYWLIAFIEIIIVSVIGFVIYKKKEIK; translated from the coding sequence ATGATTAGTTATATGAAAAGTGAATATTATCGTATTTTCCGCAATAAATGGACCTATCTTTTTATATTGATAAGTTCGGTTTTATTAGCCAGTTCCAATGTTGTCCTGGCAATGGTAAACGGTTCAGAAAAGAACTTTCCTTATGCGACGACAAAGTTTGCTATAAGTATGTTCTACAGTAATTACCCTATTGTATTTATCTTATGTATAGCAATAACAGCCATGGTTTTTGGAAACGAATATACGAATCATACCATGAAAAACAGTGTATCCTATGGAATTTCCAGAGGTGATATTTATTTCGGCAAATTCATTGTTGAAGTTATGTATTCCATCCTGGCTTTTCTAATTATTGGAGCAATTGATATCGGCTTTGCATATCTGCTCCTTGAAAATTCCGGTGTGGACTATCTGTTTCTTTTGCTTAGAGCTTGTGCGGCGGCATTTCCGTTATTCTTAGTTGCCATAGCAGTTGCCAATAGTTTCCTATTTACTATTGAGAGTACAGGGGCCAGTAATGCTGCTTCAGTGGGATTACTTCTGGCATTTCCATTGGTGTGCAATATGTTAGGTATGAAATTTACTTTTTTTATGGAACTTGCCAAGCTTCTACCATGGAATATGATTTATTATATTAGATTTGATATGGAAAAGTTTCAGCCCATACTTTTATGGGGAGGAAGAAACGGTTATGGGTATTACTGGCTGATAGCTTTCATTGAAATAATTATTGTTTCTGTAATAGGTTTTGTAATATACAAAAAGAAAGAAATTAAATAA